In Micromonospora cremea, the genomic window CGGCCGCGGGCCGGTCCTGCTGCTGCTGCACGGAATGGGGGCGACCGGCGACGTCTGGCTGCCCTGGGCGCCGCTGCTGGAGCAGCACTGGCCGGGGCGGTGGCTCGCACCGGACCTCGCCGGTCACGGCTGGTCGGCGCCGCTGCCGTCGTACTCGTTCGCTGGCTTCGCCGAGCGGATCGCCCACGGCCTGGCCCCCGACGACCGGATCGTCGTGCTCGGACACTCGCTGGGCGGGGTGGTCGGCCTCGCGCTGGCCGCCCGCGCCGCCGGCCTGCCGGTGGACGCGGTGGTCGGGCTGGGCATCAAGGCGGTCTGGTCGCCCGACGAGCTGACCCGCGCCGCCGAACTCGCCGCCCGACCGATCGCCTGGTTCGCCAGCCGCACCGAGGCGGCTCGCCGCTACCTGCGGGTCTCCGGGCTGTCCGGCCTGATCCTGCCGGACCATCCCGTGGTCGACGCCGGGCTGCGCCAGGTCGACGGCCGGTGGCGCCTCGCGATGGACCCGGCCGCGTTCGCTGTTGGCGAGCCGGACCTCGCCGCTCTGCTGGCGGCGGCCGACGTGCCGGTGGTGCTGGCCCGCGGCGAGCACGACCCGATGGTCACCGACGCGCAGCTCAAGGAGTTCGGCGTACCGGTCGCCACGCTGCCCGGGCTCGGGCACAACGCGCACGTGGAGGACCCCGCGGCGGTGCTGGCGTTGCTGGACGCGTACCGCTGAACCCCGGAAGGTGGGGCCACGGACTGATGCGCAGTCCCGAGTCGGCCCTGATCGTCAGCGTGAGCCTGAATGTCGTCGATGACCGCCTCGACGAGGCGATGCGTCGATGTCGACCGCTCGTCGCCTCGCTCGGGGCGGGAGGCCTGACAGCGGCCCGCACCGATCCCGGTGGTGCTCGTGTTCGGGCGTGCGGACGCGTGGTCCTTTGACCTCCGGCCGCTGGCGGCCGAGGGTGGCGCTGTCTGGGGTTTGTCCATGCTCCTGGTGCTGCGTCCAACCGGGTTGTCACCGCAAGCCCTCGTCGGGCCCGCGGTGCGTGCCCTGGAGGGCGGGCCGGACGAGGCCGAGTTGATCGGCACGATCGCGGAGGCGTTGCGTGACGCGGCAACTCCCTTGGCTGACCCGGTGGTCCGGATCAGGCCAGGGGGGAGAGCTGCGCCGGCACGCTCGCCGCGCGGTCCGGCGCCGGCGCCAACTCCCGGCGGGCGGCGGCCAGGAACGCCTCGGCGTACGACTCGACCGGGAAGTCACCCAGGTAGTGACGCCGGGTGACCCAGCGCTTCTCGGCCGCCGGGTCGGTGTCCAGCAGCGCGGTCAGCACCTCGTCCACATTGGACATGTCCCGGCGCAGTACGTAGCCCGCCCCGGCCAGTGGGAAGTGCTCCACGAACCGCTCGCCCTCGTCGCCCATGTCGGTGACCGCGTACGGCTTGCCGGAGTAGAGGTAGTCCGAGATCACCCCGGACACGTCGGAGATCAGCGCGTCCGACCGGTTGACGCACTCGGTGAGGCTCAGCTCCCGGGCCGCCGCGCCGACCACGTGCTGCCGCCCGGAGCGGGCCCGGTCGGCGGCCAGCAGCTCGGTCAACCGGCCGAGCTGCCGGGCCGAGGCCGGGTTCTGCGCGGTGTACGGGTGGGCGCGCAGGATCACCGTCGCGCCGCGTTCCAGCAGCCGGCGCAGCAGGTCGTCGGCGACGGGCAGCGAACAGTAGTCGGCGTCGGCGTGGTGTCCGGTCCAGGTCGGGGTGTAGAGCACGGTCGGGTGTGCCAGGCCGCGCACCGGCTCCGGGCGTACCTCGATCGACTCGACCTGCGGGCGGCCCACCACCACGAACTTCTCGGCCGGGATCTGCACCCCGGCGCGGGTGTACCGGTCGATCGCCGCCGGGCCGGCCACGAAGATCCGGTCGAAGATCCCCGACACCGGGTTGGCGCTCGGCGCCTTGTCGCTGTCGCCGTGGTGCAGCTGTACGTGGGTGAGCTCGGTGAACCGGATGCAGTGGCTGTTCTTCGCCCCGTGGTTGACGTAGAACGCCGCTCGCAGGCTCGGCACCAGCGCCTCGTCCATCGCCCGCAGGGTGGGGCAGTAGACCACCGGTGCGTCGGTGGCCGCGGCGATCGGCGCCAGGAACTCCGGCTCGCGCAGCACGACCATGAACGGCCGGCCGATCCGCTCCAGGTACGGCAGCCACATGGTGACCTGGTACTCCGAGCCGGGTGGCGCGGAGAAGTAGAGCAGGAACTCCGGCTGGTGCCGGCGCAGCG contains:
- a CDS encoding alpha/beta fold hydrolase, with translation MVDESGGQAGRGPVLLLLHGMGATGDVWLPWAPLLEQHWPGRWLAPDLAGHGWSAPLPSYSFAGFAERIAHGLAPDDRIVVLGHSLGGVVGLALAARAAGLPVDAVVGLGIKAVWSPDELTRAAELAARPIAWFASRTEAARRYLRVSGLSGLILPDHPVVDAGLRQVDGRWRLAMDPAAFAVGEPDLAALLAAADVPVVLARGEHDPMVTDAQLKEFGVPVATLPGLGHNAHVEDPAAVLALLDAYR
- a CDS encoding CDP-glycerol glycerophosphotransferase family protein, with the protein product MRGDLVRKLAARCLSTGLAVLAFVVVALTGATGWGLALAVAALAAAAAEQRIRPGADLVAETALIAAAVLVGYARRLDDGLDPALVATALVLLGLVLLVGPLRTAGNLEIRVANLPVRGWTPLIADQLGTALLWLLTAVTLAAALALPAAVALIASLLVGVGAGAVALDLARRRFRPTARGGAVARALRRHQPEFLLYFSAPPGSEYQVTMWLPYLERIGRPFMVVLREPEFLAPIAAATDAPVVYCPTLRAMDEALVPSLRAAFYVNHGAKNSHCIRFTELTHVQLHHGDSDKAPSANPVSGIFDRIFVAGPAAIDRYTRAGVQIPAEKFVVVGRPQVESIEVRPEPVRGLAHPTVLYTPTWTGHHADADYCSLPVADDLLRRLLERGATVILRAHPYTAQNPASARQLGRLTELLAADRARSGRQHVVGAAARELSLTECVNRSDALISDVSGVISDYLYSGKPYAVTDMGDEGERFVEHFPLAGAGYVLRRDMSNVDEVLTALLDTDPAAEKRWVTRRHYLGDFPVESYAEAFLAAARRELAPAPDRAASVPAQLSPLA